The following proteins come from a genomic window of Dreissena polymorpha isolate Duluth1 chromosome 1, UMN_Dpol_1.0, whole genome shotgun sequence:
- the LOC127844059 gene encoding uncharacterized protein LOC127844059 — MRPHSTLRRFLVHPKDKTLKEEMCGCVYKIPCKNCETVYIGETGRKLGTRMNEHKKDAKNSPQVFTRSGRRESEATEHSSAVTNHIARHNHVIDWKGVKVIDRENNTALRKLRESVAIAKERRVMNRDDGGYQLSPIYRPLFTAGNHSGSKPAL; from the coding sequence ATGCGACCACACAGTACTCTCAGACGCTTTCTCGTACATCCTAAGGACAAGACGCTGAAAGAAGAGATGTGTGGCTGTGTATACAAGATCCCGTGCAAGAATTGTGAAACTGTGTACATAGGAGAAACAGGTCGCAAACTTGGTACTCGGATGAATGAGCACAAAAAAGATGCCAAAAACAGCCCACAAGTTTTCACGCGGTCAGGAAGGAGAGAATCAGAAGCAACAGAACACTCTAGTGCAGTTACCAACCATATAGCTAGGCACAACCATGTCATTGACTGGAAGGGGGTGAAAGTGATTGATAGGGAAAACAACACCGCACTCAGAAAACTTAGGGAATCGGTTGCGATAGCTAAGGAAAGACGAGTAATGAACAGGGACGATGGGGGCTACCAACTGAGTCCCATCTACAGGCCTTTGTTTACTGCTGGGAACCATTCCGGCAGTAAACCTGCCCTGTGA